The following proteins are co-located in the Sulfurospirillum deleyianum DSM 6946 genome:
- a CDS encoding ABC transporter substrate-binding protein encodes MVNKNFLLLGIISLGIFISGLLFRNFPLHEKSAIVLGTSLPLSGINADLGKDMVIGANTYFSHINARGGVQDKKIQLVHYDDKYEPENTLQNTIKLIEKDGAFALFGFVGTPTVKRVLPLITYSNIPFIAPYTGASFLRNEELSNIVNFRSSYAQEMDALVEYLNTQKKVTKFAIFYQNDDYGEEGYVALAQALAKRNLQLSAEGTYKRNTLSIRHAVHEIEGAKPEAIILVGAYKPTARFIEKVKSTFSYQPIFSPISFVNANALMHELKGNGENLLFSQTVPSCDDFYSKEGIEYRKLLSFYYPEAKPSLVSFEGFLAAKSVVKALQNIHGTITREKFLENLKHLNTYTLDNIPLHYRNAQLLNQVYLAQYHDGKFEIIQKYEY; translated from the coding sequence TTGGTCAACAAAAATTTTCTTCTTCTTGGTATCATCAGCCTTGGTATCTTTATCAGTGGGTTACTTTTTAGGAATTTTCCTCTGCATGAAAAAAGTGCTATTGTCTTAGGAACGTCTCTTCCTCTCAGTGGCATTAACGCTGATCTTGGCAAAGACATGGTCATTGGTGCTAATACCTATTTTAGCCATATTAACGCTAGAGGTGGTGTGCAAGACAAAAAAATCCAGCTTGTCCATTATGATGACAAATACGAACCCGAAAACACCCTACAAAACACCATCAAATTGATTGAAAAAGATGGTGCTTTTGCTCTTTTTGGTTTTGTGGGCACACCTACGGTTAAACGTGTTTTACCACTGATTACATACAGTAACATTCCCTTTATCGCACCCTATACAGGTGCTTCGTTTCTACGCAATGAAGAGCTAAGCAACATTGTGAATTTTAGAAGCTCCTACGCACAAGAGATGGACGCCTTGGTTGAATATTTAAATACCCAAAAGAAAGTAACAAAGTTTGCGATTTTTTATCAAAATGATGATTATGGTGAAGAGGGTTACGTTGCTTTGGCACAAGCCCTTGCCAAACGCAATCTTCAACTAAGCGCAGAGGGAACCTACAAACGCAATACCCTCTCCATTCGTCATGCCGTCCATGAGATTGAAGGTGCTAAACCTGAGGCCATTATCCTTGTGGGTGCGTATAAACCTACCGCACGGTTTATTGAAAAAGTGAAAAGCACTTTTTCGTATCAGCCTATTTTTTCACCTATCTCTTTTGTCAATGCCAACGCTTTAATGCACGAATTAAAAGGCAATGGGGAAAATCTTCTTTTCTCACAAACCGTACCTTCATGTGATGATTTTTACTCAAAAGAGGGAATTGAATACCGTAAACTACTCTCATTTTATTATCCTGAAGCCAAACCCTCCCTCGTCTCTTTTGAGGGGTTTTTAGCGGCAAAAAGCGTTGTGAAAGCACTTCAGAACATTCATGGAACCATCACACGGGAGAAGTTTCTTGAAAACCTTAAACACTTAAATACCTACACCCTTGACAATATTCCTTTGCACTATCGCAATGCGCAACTCCTCAACCAAGTCTATCTTGCGCAGTATCATGATGGCAAATTTGAAATTATCCAAAAGTATGAGTACTAA
- a CDS encoding twin-arginine translocation signal domain-containing protein has translation MHENRRDFLKKALGTSAVIATAGASVALASAKSDTKGNNGVVYGKSPKKEILYKETKEWELYYKRTN, from the coding sequence ATGCACGAAAACAGAAGGGACTTTTTAAAGAAAGCCCTTGGAACATCAGCGGTTATTGCAACGGCTGGGGCAAGTGTGGCTTTAGCGAGTGCTAAGAGTGACACAAAAGGAAACAACGGTGTTGTTTATGGAAAATCTCCCAAAAAAGAGATTTTGTATAAAGAGACAAAAGAGTGGGAACTCTACTATAAGAGAACCAACTAG
- a CDS encoding 4Fe-4S binding protein has product MQKEYAFYDTVGIDFPLDETIEWVKTPCKGDFLVANYPEAEALIYAPEINFYVAQSEDSIAHKITNVAKLYAIRSVGFDFAQDVDYSQEVGKKLLIVTDESEHEALKSDLSEEMFTVMLLSPSMILDLNGHIGALHVTLKKEDELLELECDQVLWWNAPKFAMKQSGVYDPAVIGLEEALKTLRERTGEYHYKNYISYDPSICQYHERREEICGKCAEVCPTVAILKEDETKHLVFSHIDCHGCGGCVSVCPSGALDYTQMPRLAFTHLSDYFRESIALIIPNKMDLGVIDIPLREGVLPLMIEGEKYLHEAHLLNLLQTSGNPIVFYTDFISKGTGDVIRILNEIFEKKYHKKAIYVCETTEELASVFETLQSIPECCYGINEAGLRKREIFSARLAHVVGEEDLGVVKTGEHVHYGDMSIDTDKCTLCLSCVGACNVRALTAHPEDNSLRFNASICTNCGYCEVTCPEKDCLHVIKDEIHLKPSWFSQRIMAHDELFACVECGKEFATRKSVEKIVAIMTPLFMGDDVKLRTLYCCADCKPKVMFRAHMETEMKEVKNG; this is encoded by the coding sequence ATGCAAAAAGAGTACGCATTTTACGATACCGTTGGTATTGATTTTCCCCTTGATGAGACAATAGAATGGGTGAAAACCCCCTGTAAAGGTGATTTTCTTGTTGCGAATTATCCTGAAGCCGAGGCTCTTATTTATGCGCCTGAAATCAATTTTTATGTGGCGCAATCAGAAGATAGCATTGCTCACAAAATCACGAATGTTGCGAAACTCTATGCGATACGCTCTGTTGGGTTTGATTTTGCGCAAGATGTGGATTATAGCCAAGAAGTGGGAAAGAAGTTACTGATCGTAACAGATGAATCAGAGCATGAAGCACTCAAGAGCGATTTAAGTGAAGAAATGTTTACCGTCATGTTACTTTCTCCTTCAATGATTTTAGACCTCAATGGGCATATAGGTGCTTTACATGTAACGCTTAAAAAAGAGGACGAACTCTTAGAATTAGAGTGTGATCAAGTGCTTTGGTGGAATGCTCCGAAGTTTGCCATGAAGCAAAGTGGTGTGTATGACCCCGCTGTGATAGGATTAGAAGAAGCGTTAAAAACCCTTCGTGAGCGAACGGGTGAGTATCACTATAAAAACTACATCAGTTATGATCCTTCCATTTGCCAGTATCATGAACGCCGTGAGGAGATTTGTGGGAAGTGTGCGGAGGTGTGCCCCACGGTTGCCATTTTAAAAGAGGACGAGACCAAGCATTTGGTTTTCTCACACATTGATTGTCACGGCTGTGGTGGCTGTGTGAGTGTGTGTCCTAGTGGTGCGCTTGATTATACGCAGATGCCACGCCTTGCGTTTACCCATTTGAGTGATTATTTTAGAGAATCGATTGCCTTGATTATTCCGAATAAGATGGATTTAGGCGTGATTGATATTCCGCTTCGTGAGGGTGTGCTTCCTTTGATGATTGAAGGGGAGAAATATTTACATGAGGCGCATTTGCTGAATTTACTTCAAACCAGTGGTAATCCCATTGTTTTTTATACCGATTTTATCTCTAAAGGTACAGGCGATGTTATTCGTATCTTAAATGAGATTTTTGAGAAAAAGTACCATAAAAAAGCCATTTATGTGTGTGAAACCACCGAAGAGTTAGCCTCTGTTTTTGAAACCTTGCAGAGTATTCCTGAGTGCTGTTATGGTATTAATGAGGCAGGGCTTCGTAAACGTGAAATTTTTTCCGCACGTTTAGCCCATGTGGTGGGTGAAGAGGATTTGGGTGTGGTGAAGACGGGTGAGCATGTGCATTATGGTGACATGAGTATTGATACCGATAAATGTACGCTCTGTTTAAGTTGCGTGGGAGCCTGTAATGTCAGGGCTTTAACCGCACATCCTGAGGATAACAGTCTTCGTTTTAACGCTTCGATTTGTACCAACTGTGGCTATTGTGAAGTGACCTGTCCTGAAAAAGATTGTTTACATGTAATCAAAGATGAAATCCATCTCAAGCCAAGCTGGTTTTCACAGCGCATTATGGCGCACGATGAGCTTTTCGCCTGTGTGGAGTGTGGGAAAGAGTTTGCTACACGCAAATCGGTTGAAAAAATTGTTGCCATTATGACCCCACTTTTTATGGGAGATGATGTGAAGCTTAGAACGCTTTATTGTTGTGCGGATTGTAAACCTAAAGTGATGTTTAGAGCGCATATGGAAACCGAGATGAAAGAGGTTAAAAATGGATAA
- a CDS encoding response regulator → MNKRNFELLGSFTVLYLEDEADLLKHTSSILEDFVKTIYPAQTIDEALKIITHEKVDVIISDIHLRNGNGLDFLRKVKLELELEIPSIVTTAFSDTEYLLDAIKLHVDNYLIKPVNIKELLNSLHDVLLPRIQAKEIERSYNIIKTISAVTDSKQVEIIRFIIKNLDNDNMLNYSYSEIMEQVDVSKPTVIKLFKQLSDQGILTKIQNKKYLFNETQLPLPEDV, encoded by the coding sequence ATGAACAAGCGCAACTTTGAATTATTGGGAAGTTTTACTGTACTCTACCTTGAAGATGAAGCGGATTTGCTCAAGCATACCAGCTCTATCCTAGAAGACTTTGTCAAAACCATCTATCCTGCCCAAACCATTGACGAGGCTTTGAAGATTATTACGCATGAAAAGGTAGATGTCATCATCTCAGATATTCACCTGCGCAATGGCAATGGTCTTGATTTTTTACGCAAGGTAAAACTAGAACTTGAATTAGAAATTCCTTCCATCGTTACAACAGCTTTTAGCGATACAGAGTATTTGCTTGATGCGATTAAGTTGCATGTTGATAATTATTTGATTAAACCTGTGAATATCAAAGAGCTTTTAAACTCATTGCACGACGTTTTACTTCCTCGCATTCAAGCCAAAGAGATTGAACGCTCTTACAATATCATCAAAACCATCTCCGCTGTGACCGATAGCAAACAGGTCGAAATCATCCGTTTCATCATCAAAAATTTGGACAATGACAATATGCTCAACTACTCTTACAGTGAAATTATGGAACAAGTCGATGTGAGCAAACCAACGGTCATTAAGCTCTTTAAACAATTAAGCGATCAAGGGATTCTCACCAAAATCCAAAACAAAAAATACCTTTTTAATGAGACACAACTACCGCTTCCGGAGGATGTATGA
- a CDS encoding TorD/DmsD family molecular chaperone, with the protein MDKKAINQARSLYYIFFAKMLDFSSSDEGYKDVETLLPIFLSNPLDEGSYEALGAIQEKIKTEGFSALRAEYDEVFVSPESSFIPLSASYYDEGRDDGQKRVKAAGLVLRSKFRRNKPLCNDSEDQMVFAFRLMSTLIESGIEGDEESLNLAHTFFAEILNECIDDFAELLFTHEKSVFYKNTAIVLKAFSDFERLYLDVAPSQKVASAHRVSAVIQTDRKPLSQRIRRNLDEIVL; encoded by the coding sequence ATGGATAAAAAAGCAATCAATCAAGCCCGTTCACTGTACTACATTTTTTTTGCGAAAATGTTAGATTTTTCTTCCAGTGATGAAGGGTACAAAGATGTAGAAACGCTGCTTCCAATTTTTCTATCCAATCCTTTGGATGAGGGCAGTTATGAAGCGTTAGGGGCAATTCAAGAGAAGATTAAAACAGAGGGTTTTAGCGCATTAAGAGCGGAGTATGATGAAGTTTTTGTCTCACCTGAGAGCTCTTTTATCCCTTTGAGTGCTTCGTATTATGATGAGGGAAGAGATGATGGTCAAAAGCGAGTGAAAGCTGCTGGTTTAGTGCTTCGTTCTAAATTTAGACGTAACAAGCCTTTGTGTAATGACTCTGAAGATCAAATGGTTTTTGCGTTTCGACTTATGTCAACGCTTATTGAATCAGGGATTGAAGGAGATGAAGAGAGTTTAAACTTAGCTCATACCTTTTTTGCTGAGATTTTAAATGAGTGTATTGATGATTTTGCAGAGCTTCTCTTTACGCATGAAAAGAGTGTTTTCTATAAAAATACCGCCATTGTTTTAAAAGCCTTTAGTGATTTTGAACGTCTCTATTTAGATGTTGCTCCTTCGCAAAAAGTTGCGAGTGCCCATCGTGTGAGTGCGGTCATTCAAACGGACAGAAAACCTTTGAGTCAGCGAATTAGACGTAATTTGGATGAAATTGTTTTATAA
- a CDS encoding sensor histidine kinase → MQLLTLINQKLETIKFSNKTKILIVIILSGIMTIGFLMFVSIFALKYDYETLFQKHTQPQVDLEELKDLYCVNINETLHDIKEKQISNADAIEVIQLAQQITHKQWHSYQDAIHHPIGGLPYFASRWLNLFLVAPKLPEKTLFQQGIIEKINLKMHELDVKTNTLLDFLRNNTLAQEAWIVDEIMLETNSLNIYLSSLITTHLKQSITEKQINDKLFQTSTFMLIFLIGLIFFFISMVLFTIINHFKNLNAYLEENVSLKTKELQELNDSLALRVKKEVENSRKKDNIMFQQARLASLGEMLQNIAHQWRQPLGSLMMIIQSFESKFLAKKLTEEFVTSRVADAQMLSQNMSDTLEDFRTFFNPNKSKKEFSLKEVIQKSIDLSKYQLEREAIDLHFFLKEDLRVFGFKNELIHVLLNLIGNSKDILASKAELPQRIIHIIAKENEQAIYINVIDNGGGIKSDIIPKVFDPYFTTKHQSVGTGIGLFMSKQMVEKHMHGKITCKNIRHKLGTAKLWSCAMFTITIPKNIQMTEEDNDEQAQL, encoded by the coding sequence ATGCAACTGCTAACTCTCATTAACCAAAAACTAGAAACCATTAAGTTTTCCAATAAAACGAAAATTTTAATTGTCATTATTTTAAGTGGAATTATGACCATTGGTTTTTTAATGTTTGTTTCCATTTTTGCACTCAAATATGACTATGAAACGTTGTTTCAAAAGCACACTCAACCGCAAGTGGATTTAGAAGAGCTCAAAGACCTTTACTGCGTAAATATCAATGAAACGTTGCACGACATCAAAGAGAAACAAATCAGCAATGCCGACGCCATAGAGGTCATTCAACTCGCACAACAAATTACCCATAAACAGTGGCACAGCTATCAAGATGCCATCCATCATCCCATTGGCGGACTGCCCTATTTTGCAAGTCGCTGGCTCAATCTCTTTTTAGTCGCCCCTAAACTGCCTGAAAAAACCCTCTTTCAGCAGGGAATTATTGAGAAAATAAATCTTAAAATGCACGAATTGGATGTCAAAACCAACACACTTTTGGATTTTTTACGCAACAACACTTTAGCGCAAGAAGCGTGGATTGTGGATGAGATTATGTTAGAGACCAACTCTTTAAATATTTATCTCTCGAGTTTAATTACCACCCATTTAAAACAATCCATTACCGAGAAGCAGATTAACGACAAACTCTTTCAAACCAGTACGTTTATGCTTATTTTTCTTATTGGACTGATTTTCTTTTTCATCTCAATGGTTCTTTTTACTATCATTAACCATTTTAAAAATCTCAATGCCTACTTAGAGGAAAATGTCTCGCTTAAAACCAAAGAGCTTCAAGAGCTTAACGACTCCCTTGCTTTGCGGGTAAAAAAAGAGGTGGAGAACAGTCGTAAAAAAGACAACATCATGTTCCAACAAGCCCGTCTTGCCAGTCTTGGAGAGATGCTTCAAAACATCGCCCACCAATGGAGACAACCTCTGGGCTCTTTGATGATGATTATTCAAAGTTTTGAAAGTAAATTTTTAGCCAAAAAACTGACCGAAGAGTTTGTGACCAGCCGTGTGGCGGATGCGCAAATGCTCTCCCAAAATATGTCCGATACCTTAGAGGATTTTCGCACCTTTTTCAATCCCAATAAGAGCAAAAAAGAGTTTAGCCTCAAAGAGGTCATTCAAAAGTCGATTGACCTCTCCAAATACCAATTAGAGAGAGAAGCGATTGATTTGCACTTTTTCCTCAAAGAAGATTTGCGTGTGTTTGGCTTTAAAAATGAGCTGATTCACGTCCTACTTAACCTGATTGGGAACTCTAAAGATATTTTAGCCTCCAAAGCAGAATTACCCCAACGTATTATTCATATTATTGCCAAAGAGAACGAACAAGCGATTTATATTAATGTTATTGATAACGGTGGGGGCATAAAAAGTGATATTATTCCTAAAGTCTTTGATCCTTACTTTACCACCAAACATCAAAGTGTGGGGACGGGCATTGGACTTTTTATGTCCAAACAGATGGTTGAAAAACATATGCATGGAAAGATTACATGTAAAAACATTCGCCATAAATTAGGCACAGCCAAACTCTGGTCATGTGCGATGTTTACCATTACGATTCCAAAAAATATTCAGATGACTGAAGAGGACAACGATGAACAAGCGCAACTTTGA
- the selA gene encoding L-seryl-tRNA(Sec) selenium transferase: MNPLRTLPKIDKCLAHPLFQDANATWVMKIAREKIETLRQALLCKELEYVDEEALMLEIKKAYDALFTPSLKPLINATGVILHTNMGRSLISKTLLERASTVICNYSNLEYNLEEGCRGERYEHVSHHLKALLGVEDVLVVNNNASAVFLILNTFAKAKEVIVSRGELVEIGGSFRIPEVMKQSGATLVEVGATNKTKKSDYENAISENTVMLMKVHQSNFSIEGFSEALCYEEIKRLATQHSLLDYYDLGSGYLPKLPYNLGNREHSLHEILTCNPSLISFSGDKLFGSVQAGIIAGRADLIAQLKKNQLLRMLRVDKITLSLLEESIKAYLKEEWEEIPTLWLLFRSIEELTQRALHVKEVIGEPYCELVKSETYMGGGTLPNRKFPTIALHVKGKATLLERKFRENFVIGRIEEDKFLLDFRTILPHNEATLISIIQRIIGY; the protein is encoded by the coding sequence ATGAACCCTTTACGCACCCTTCCTAAAATTGACAAGTGCCTTGCCCATCCGCTTTTTCAAGACGCCAACGCAACATGGGTTATGAAAATCGCCCGTGAAAAGATTGAAACACTGCGTCAAGCACTGCTTTGCAAAGAGCTTGAATATGTGGATGAAGAAGCACTGATGTTAGAGATTAAAAAGGCGTATGACGCACTTTTTACCCCATCGCTAAAACCTCTTATCAACGCCACTGGCGTTATTTTACACACCAATATGGGCAGAAGTCTTATCTCTAAAACCTTACTAGAGCGTGCAAGCACCGTCATTTGCAACTACTCAAATCTTGAGTACAACCTCGAAGAAGGGTGTCGAGGGGAGCGTTATGAACATGTCAGCCATCATCTCAAAGCCCTCTTAGGCGTGGAAGATGTATTGGTAGTCAATAACAACGCTTCCGCCGTTTTTCTTATCTTAAACACCTTTGCCAAAGCCAAAGAAGTGATCGTTTCACGAGGCGAATTGGTTGAAATCGGAGGAAGCTTTCGCATTCCTGAGGTGATGAAACAAAGTGGAGCAACGCTCGTTGAAGTAGGCGCAACCAACAAAACTAAAAAAAGTGATTATGAAAACGCCATCAGCGAAAATACGGTGATGCTGATGAAAGTACACCAGTCTAATTTTTCCATTGAAGGCTTTAGTGAAGCGCTCTGCTACGAAGAGATTAAAAGACTCGCTACGCAACACTCCCTTTTAGACTATTACGATTTAGGCAGTGGGTATCTTCCCAAACTCCCTTACAATTTAGGTAACCGTGAACACTCTTTACACGAGATTCTTACATGCAATCCCTCACTCATCAGTTTTAGTGGCGATAAACTCTTTGGAAGCGTTCAAGCAGGCATTATCGCAGGACGGGCTGATTTAATCGCACAGCTTAAAAAAAACCAGCTCTTACGCATGTTACGGGTCGATAAAATCACCCTAAGCCTCTTAGAAGAGAGCATTAAAGCCTACCTTAAAGAGGAGTGGGAGGAGATTCCAACCCTTTGGCTACTCTTTCGAAGTATCGAAGAACTTACCCAAAGAGCCTTACATGTAAAAGAGGTAATTGGGGAACCTTACTGTGAGCTTGTAAAGAGTGAAACGTACATGGGCGGAGGCACACTTCCCAATCGAAAATTTCCAACCATTGCGTTACATGTAAAAGGTAAAGCCACCCTTTTAGAGCGTAAATTTCGTGAAAATTTCGTTATTGGACGCATCGAGGAGGATAAATTTTTACTCGATTTTCGAACCATTCTCCCCCACAATGAAGCCACGCTTATTAGCATCATACAACGCATTATAGGATACTAA